From Flavobacteriales bacterium, the proteins below share one genomic window:
- a CDS encoding OmpA family protein: MIQKYFSLLFALLTSSFVLAQNPHSNENTFQVKERYNWLTVGLEVAHFADLPKGLIGNDRDPLDLAFSFSHEKSRFDIGTGVYVEAQLSPIIGVQGSFHLGSSSGVNDRAYYESSIKRYHAGAVFSFTNMTTKKADPYVNIFATAGIGIISYDAQQFFFSGAKNMARKAVASQIDLGVGARYHFSEKIRIEFSSTYNVVWDNGFDGDKFNYADGQDQYLKTALGIAYTLGSSKYLSLHKTPVLSRKYITLDNDKLKNELQDYVDEKVKKLEDDIDGLHNKTDALADRMDNLEDQFNKFVEKFENGQVKYFRNVFFAFDKYYITRLYQKNVFEVSQILKKNPKYHIDITGVTDVYGPESYNTKLRVKRAQAVKELLVNKFGIHENRITLNTQKEKVQGKPYQHLNRRSSMLVYLPKK; the protein is encoded by the coding sequence ATGATACAAAAATATTTTAGTCTTTTATTTGCTCTATTGACCTCTTCTTTTGTCTTGGCACAAAATCCTCACTCAAATGAGAACACGTTTCAAGTAAAAGAACGTTATAATTGGCTTACCGTAGGGCTAGAGGTAGCGCACTTTGCCGATCTTCCAAAAGGGCTTATTGGAAACGATAGAGACCCGCTAGATTTAGCTTTCAGTTTTTCGCACGAGAAATCTAGATTTGATATAGGAACAGGAGTTTATGTTGAAGCGCAGTTGAGCCCAATAATCGGTGTTCAAGGTTCTTTCCACTTAGGAAGTTCATCAGGAGTAAATGACCGTGCTTATTATGAAAGCTCAATCAAGAGATATCATGCAGGAGCTGTTTTTAGTTTTACAAATATGACTACAAAAAAAGCCGATCCTTATGTGAATATATTCGCTACAGCAGGAATTGGAATCATCAGCTATGATGCACAGCAGTTTTTCTTCTCAGGTGCAAAGAATATGGCGAGAAAAGCCGTAGCCTCACAAATAGACTTAGGAGTAGGTGCTCGATATCATTTTTCTGAAAAAATTAGAATTGAATTTTCATCAACTTATAATGTCGTATGGGATAACGGTTTTGATGGCGACAAGTTTAATTATGCCGATGGACAAGATCAATACTTAAAAACAGCTTTAGGAATTGCCTATACTCTGGGCTCAAGTAAATATCTTTCTCTTCATAAAACACCTGTGCTCTCAAGAAAGTATATCACTCTAGATAATGATAAACTAAAAAATGAGCTTCAGGATTATGTGGATGAAAAAGTAAAAAAACTTGAAGATGATATCGATGGACTTCATAACAAAACAGATGCTTTAGCAGACCGCATGGACAACCTTGAAGACCAGTTTAATAAATTTGTAGAAAAATTTGAGAATGGTCAGGTAAAGTATTTTAGAAATGTATTTTTTGCCTTTGATAAATATTATATCACACGTTTGTATCAAAAAAATGTTTTTGAAGTAAGCCAAATCTTAAAAAAGAATCCAAAATACCATATAGATATCACAGGTGTTACAGATGTATATGGACCAGAATCTTACAATACAAAGCTTAGAGTAAAAAGAGCCCAAGCAGTAAAAGAATTACTCGTCAATAAATTTGGGATTCATGAAAATAGAATTACCCTAAACACCCAAAAAGAGAAAGTGCAAGGAAAACCCTATCAACACTTAAATAGACGATCATCTATGCTGGTGTATTTACCAAAAAAATAA
- a CDS encoding HYR domain-containing protein, translating to MKSKLTKSLFGLFLLSIFQTNAQSFSVVDTFYLGQTSLLDTAKILSKHQNQNNLVQSVAITEVLALNCASVGTNELDIDVFLSNDTVQTTFSLVVLDTIAPQISLQSNVTLNLNQNGNRILAWANINNGSSDNCDYTVSLNPSIVNCSDIGTKTLLVTLTDASGNSTIDSTQITVVDNINPNIVVGQNTFYLDNSGQVGIDPADLNGGSSDNCDNNFTYTLSQTNFGVSDIGPNIVNFGITNSKGESANLNTTIFIRDTTPPTIVSSIKTATLDASGNVNIVPDLFDDACSDNSLIYTLSLSKTSFNCTNLDTNILILTATDNYNNSRSEEVKLVIKDIVNPVVHAKNIILNLGVNGTAALTPNLIDNGSTDNCNLTLNISDTLFDCTDIGTQNVYLTGTDASGNSASALSQVTVVDNNYPTISSQNITAYLDQTGNVLVDPILADNGSSDACSGTLTFALSDSSFNCANQGINSVIFKIKDNDGNIVTAPIEITVLDTIKPIVTLQNTSLFLDTNGILILKKEMIDNGSSDNCSDHLDFSFSDSVFNINDLGNQYIDITISDNSNNTVIINNHQITIADTTAPLIHSGIDDLLDYSLPNSCGRNILFPSPVVSDNSGSTTISYSQGSGTFFPVGETMVIYTIADAQLNSVVDSFKVVVVDTIAPVLVQGIVNYTQDTNNVVTWDNTQIQITDNCTPDVNYTLSHNSGDTFPVGSSFVSIEATDTNGNTVTFVSEIIVKDLVVPQFTFTPADSLSFFLSQNDCETIVSYDSVVVVDNSPVSISYSIPSGTHLGVGNHPVLVTAEDTFNNKAYYSFTISVVDSIKPTFTHVPSNLVFGECDTVINYPVPEATDNCQIKVITQIAGQPSGSSFAPGIHTLVYKAIDVNDNESIVSFEIEIVETTPPNIDNILIPCGDESLISLTNNHLNTSFKGNGIANGSFDPSLSGIGNHLIHWVYENNFGCTEKDSFWIEVRPEPEQPKIEQVDAYKLQVHNAYDKYQWYRNAVKINGATGVQLEIFDGGNYEVIVSNEAGCSKLSDIYNIGGGKHPSLDIPELKKEQFVVHQNRDLEFIELFSFNPMNQMKIHIYDVLGKLMMPFEVLSSDHYQMKMSTSNVKPGLYYMIIETETQKKSLKIIIQ from the coding sequence ATGAAAAGCAAACTAACGAAAAGTCTATTCGGACTATTCTTGCTATCTATATTTCAGACAAATGCCCAGAGTTTCTCTGTTGTGGATACTTTTTATCTTGGGCAAACATCTTTATTAGATACCGCCAAAATTTTATCAAAACATCAAAACCAGAACAATCTCGTTCAATCTGTGGCAATCACAGAGGTTCTTGCTCTAAACTGTGCCTCAGTTGGTACAAATGAGCTTGATATTGATGTATTTTTAAGCAATGACACAGTTCAAACTACTTTTTCTTTAGTAGTCCTTGACACTATTGCTCCTCAAATTAGCTTACAGAGCAATGTTACACTAAACCTTAACCAGAACGGAAATAGAATTCTGGCATGGGCAAATATCAATAATGGTTCGTCTGACAACTGTGATTATACAGTTTCTTTGAATCCTAGTATTGTGAATTGTTCAGATATCGGAACTAAAACACTTTTGGTGACACTAACGGACGCCTCTGGAAATAGTACAATAGATTCTACTCAAATAACTGTTGTTGATAATATTAATCCAAATATTGTAGTTGGACAAAATACATTCTATCTCGATAATAGTGGTCAAGTTGGCATTGACCCAGCGGATCTCAATGGAGGAAGTAGTGACAACTGTGATAATAATTTTACTTATACCTTATCTCAAACGAATTTTGGTGTTTCAGACATAGGACCTAATATCGTAAATTTTGGAATCACCAATAGTAAAGGAGAATCTGCCAATTTAAACACCACAATTTTCATTAGAGATACGACACCTCCAACGATTGTTAGCTCTATAAAAACAGCCACCTTGGATGCTTCTGGAAATGTAAATATTGTTCCTGATTTATTTGACGATGCCTGCTCTGACAATAGTTTGATATACACCCTTAGTTTATCAAAAACGAGTTTTAATTGTACTAATCTTGATACAAATATCTTGATTCTCACTGCTACGGATAACTACAACAATAGCCGTAGCGAAGAAGTAAAATTAGTAATAAAAGACATTGTAAACCCAGTGGTCCATGCTAAAAATATCATTCTAAATCTAGGAGTAAATGGTACAGCAGCGTTAACACCAAACTTAATTGATAATGGGAGTACTGATAACTGTAACCTCACATTAAACATCTCTGATACCTTATTTGATTGTACGGATATTGGAACACAAAATGTGTATTTAACAGGTACTGATGCCAGTGGAAATTCGGCTTCGGCACTATCTCAAGTAACAGTGGTTGATAATAATTACCCTACTATTTCTTCTCAAAACATTACGGCCTATTTGGATCAAACAGGAAATGTTTTAGTTGATCCTATTTTAGCTGATAATGGCTCTAGTGATGCTTGCTCAGGTACTTTGACATTTGCCTTATCCGATTCTTCATTCAATTGTGCAAACCAAGGAATCAACTCGGTAATTTTTAAAATTAAAGACAATGATGGCAATATCGTTACTGCACCGATAGAAATTACTGTTTTGGATACCATAAAACCTATTGTTACTTTACAAAATACCTCATTATTCCTTGATACCAATGGGATATTGATTCTCAAAAAAGAAATGATCGATAATGGATCGTCTGATAACTGTTCCGATCATTTGGATTTTTCTTTCTCAGATTCGGTATTCAATATAAATGATTTGGGTAACCAATATATAGATATTACCATTTCGGATAACAGCAACAATACTGTGATTATTAACAATCATCAAATAACAATTGCCGATACTACTGCACCACTCATTCATAGTGGTATAGATGATCTACTAGACTACTCTCTACCCAATAGCTGTGGGAGAAATATTCTTTTTCCGAGTCCAGTAGTTTCTGATAACTCTGGATCTACAACGATTAGCTATAGCCAAGGTAGCGGAACCTTTTTTCCAGTGGGAGAAACGATGGTGATTTACACAATTGCTGATGCACAATTAAACTCGGTGGTCGATTCTTTTAAAGTAGTAGTGGTAGATACTATTGCTCCTGTTTTAGTTCAAGGAATTGTAAACTATACTCAGGATACAAATAATGTGGTTACTTGGGATAATACTCAGATTCAAATAACTGATAATTGTACCCCCGATGTGAACTATACCTTATCTCATAACTCGGGAGATACTTTTCCTGTTGGATCTAGCTTTGTGTCTATTGAGGCAACAGATACCAATGGAAACACCGTGACCTTTGTTTCGGAAATTATCGTGAAAGACCTTGTGGTACCTCAATTCACTTTTACACCAGCAGATTCTTTAAGTTTCTTTTTGTCTCAAAATGATTGTGAAACAATTGTTAGCTATGACTCTGTTGTAGTTGTAGACAATAGTCCTGTTTCTATTTCCTATTCCATTCCTTCTGGAACACATTTAGGAGTAGGAAATCATCCTGTTTTAGTAACCGCAGAAGATACTTTTAATAATAAAGCTTACTATTCTTTCACAATATCTGTGGTGGACAGTATTAAACCTACATTTACACATGTACCAAGTAATTTAGTATTTGGAGAATGTGATACCGTTATTAATTATCCTGTGCCAGAAGCGACAGATAATTGCCAAATCAAAGTAATAACTCAAATAGCCGGACAGCCTAGTGGATCTAGTTTTGCTCCTGGTATTCATACTTTGGTTTATAAAGCAATAGATGTCAATGACAATGAGTCTATTGTTAGCTTTGAAATTGAAATTGTGGAAACCACTCCTCCCAATATCGATAATATATTGATTCCTTGTGGGGATGAATCTTTAATTTCATTAACCAATAATCACCTCAATACCAGCTTTAAAGGAAATGGAATAGCAAACGGAAGCTTTGACCCTTCTTTATCCGGAATAGGTAATCATTTAATCCATTGGGTATATGAAAACAATTTTGGCTGCACCGAAAAAGACTCCTTTTGGATAGAAGTAAGACCTGAACCTGAACAGCCAAAAATAGAACAAGTTGATGCTTACAAACTTCAGGTACATAATGCTTATGACAAATACCAGTGGTATAGAAATGCCGTTAAAATAAATGGAGCCACAGGTGTTCAACTCGAAATATTTGATGGAGGAAATTATGAAGTAATTGTAAGCAATGAAGCGGGTTGCTCAAAACTCTCAGACATCTATAATATTGGAGGTGGAAAACATCCATCATTAGATATTCCAGAACTCAAGAAAGAACAATTTGTAGTTCATCAAAACAGGGATTTAGAATTCATCGAATTATTTTCATTTAACCCGATGAATCAAATGAAAATTCATATTTATGATGTACTTGGTAAACTTATGATGCCTTTTGAGGTACTCTCTAGTGATCATTATCAAATGAAAATGTCAACTAGCAATGTGAAACCAGGGCTTTATTATATGATTATTGAAACAGAAACACAAAAGAAATCATTAAAAATTATTATTCAATAA
- a CDS encoding GSCFA domain-containing protein — protein MWNPSELILPFPKVNFEWKIEPKDSITLLGSCFSDHIGQKLIDHRFDTWSNEIGILFNPVSVFKTVLDAFHQIPTDDTLFTTLYDFWFHHQWHSKVVGESKEELVVKIKKHQEALQKRLLKTNYLIITLGTSIVRTLDQKICANCHKQPNGQFDKRFLKSDEVHAYFFEFYQTLKRVNPKIKLIFTVSPIRHTKEGLIENNRSKAQLINWVQDWVSTFDDIFYFPSYEIMMDCLRDYRFYKKDKIHPTEEAVEIIWEYFKEKSFGTKSKDLSKISHKYLQMKAHKTRNSQTEEHQKFLSKMEQLEQQIKNLRK, from the coding sequence ATGTGGAATCCTTCTGAATTAATTCTTCCTTTTCCCAAAGTGAATTTTGAATGGAAAATTGAACCCAAAGACTCTATTACCCTTCTAGGCTCTTGCTTTTCTGATCATATTGGACAGAAACTGATCGACCATAGATTTGATACTTGGTCAAATGAAATCGGGATTTTATTCAATCCTGTTTCTGTTTTTAAAACAGTCTTAGACGCATTTCATCAAATACCCACCGATGATACTTTGTTTACTACGCTTTATGACTTCTGGTTTCACCATCAGTGGCATTCAAAAGTCGTTGGAGAATCTAAAGAAGAGCTTGTTGTTAAAATAAAAAAACACCAAGAAGCTCTTCAAAAACGATTACTAAAAACCAATTATTTAATTATTACATTAGGAACTTCCATTGTAAGAACACTTGATCAAAAGATTTGTGCAAACTGCCACAAACAACCCAATGGACAATTTGATAAAAGGTTTTTGAAGTCTGATGAAGTTCATGCATACTTCTTTGAATTCTATCAAACTCTAAAAAGAGTAAATCCCAAAATAAAACTCATTTTTACTGTAAGTCCAATAAGACACACAAAAGAAGGATTAATAGAAAACAATAGAAGCAAGGCACAATTAATTAATTGGGTGCAAGACTGGGTATCTACTTTTGATGATATTTTCTATTTTCCGTCTTATGAAATAATGATGGATTGTTTACGAGATTATCGTTTCTACAAAAAAGATAAAATCCATCCAACAGAGGAAGCTGTAGAGATTATTTGGGAATACTTTAAAGAGAAAAGCTTTGGAACTAAAAGTAAAGATTTGTCCAAAATAAGTCATAAATACCTACAGATGAAAGCCCACAAAACAAGGAATTCACAAACTGAGGAGCATCAAAAATTCTTGTCCAAAATGGAACAACTGGAGCAGCAGATAAAAAATCTTAGAAAATAG
- the dprA gene encoding DNA-processing protein DprA, with the protein MIPTIGCVTAKQLIAYCGGAEAVFHEKANVLEKIPNIGRKTAKEIVSQNVLSAAEFELRFMEENGIHPVYFQNDHYPFRLKQCSDAPVLLYQKGNCNLNTKKVVSIVGTRASTDYGESWCEEFVKNLAHHDVLLVSGLAYGIDVCAHHSAIDHGIPTVGVLGHGLDTMYPAKHRKIAQEMIENGAILSEFVSGTKPSRENFPRRNRLVAGMCDALVVVEAKKSGGALITAKLANDYNRDVFALPGNLHQNSSAGCNKLIKSNQANLIESIEDLEYIMNWEKDDTGKQNSGQQMELFINLNTDEENVLNGMSHQPESIDLISLRLKMPISKVIQILLTLELKGLIKNLPGNLYKRI; encoded by the coding sequence ATGATACCCACTATTGGGTGCGTTACTGCTAAACAGCTCATAGCGTACTGTGGTGGTGCAGAAGCCGTGTTTCATGAAAAAGCAAATGTTTTAGAAAAAATTCCAAATATTGGAAGAAAAACAGCCAAAGAAATTGTGAGTCAAAATGTGCTTTCTGCGGCTGAATTCGAATTGCGTTTTATGGAAGAAAATGGGATTCATCCTGTTTATTTTCAAAATGATCATTATCCTTTTAGACTCAAACAATGTTCTGACGCTCCTGTTCTACTTTATCAAAAAGGAAATTGTAATCTCAACACAAAAAAGGTGGTAAGTATTGTGGGTACTAGAGCCAGTACAGATTATGGGGAATCTTGGTGCGAAGAATTTGTAAAAAACCTTGCTCATCATGATGTGTTATTGGTCAGTGGATTGGCTTATGGAATAGATGTCTGTGCTCACCATTCTGCCATAGACCATGGTATTCCCACAGTGGGAGTTTTGGGTCATGGACTCGATACTATGTATCCTGCAAAACACCGAAAAATCGCTCAAGAAATGATAGAGAATGGAGCTATTTTATCAGAATTTGTTTCGGGTACAAAGCCAAGTAGAGAAAATTTTCCGAGAAGAAATAGGCTCGTTGCAGGTATGTGTGATGCTTTAGTAGTTGTAGAGGCCAAAAAATCTGGAGGGGCATTAATTACGGCAAAACTTGCCAATGATTATAACAGAGATGTTTTTGCTTTGCCCGGAAACCTGCATCAAAATTCTTCTGCAGGATGCAACAAACTCATAAAAAGCAATCAGGCAAACCTTATAGAATCTATTGAGGATCTTGAGTATATCATGAATTGGGAAAAAGACGACACGGGAAAACAAAACAGTGGACAACAAATGGAGTTGTTTATTAACCTTAATACCGATGAGGAAAATGTACTCAATGGAATGAGTCATCAACCAGAATCAATAGATTTGATTTCTTTGAGACTTAAAATGCCTATTTCAAAAGTAATTCAAATATTACTCACGTTGGAGCTTAAAGGTTTGATCAAAAACCTACCAGGAAATTTGTATAAAAGAATCTAA
- a CDS encoding TonB-dependent receptor has translation MLRKKISLILLLSMLSSCIFIAHAQITMKGRVVEASNNEPIPNAHISINDEVAVSNSEGYFSHNTSPGDKHIEISFVGMETIDTTIRLKNTSKSFVFKMKEASNVLQTMVVSDSRYSHIYEESTVSMDVIAPKVLETKSPENILRSIDQLPSVHTIGDQINIRGGSGWTYGAGSRVLLLQDGVPMMEGANSEIQWYTIEPLAVRQMEVIKGPSSVMYGASALNGTINAFTRRPTKKGLTKATFQTAMFDDYKRDSWNWNKSTIPLMSHMGTIYHGQKVGNVELSGSGHFFRETSYIKNNVDNERQRFFFKVAHDLEDIGLRYGLSATYINNLRGESFLYHNDSIATTSFDDVTYEFHTNELAVRPFIEYQKPGSNWKHQLNGQFFRVNYIDTVSNFSDTYYGNYHSQWRKDKIALTFGLAGSYIRGVSEAYTVDAQAANAAGFLQAEYGIGNLNIVGGARMEFNTGVDTNYLEPVFRLGANYAINEDLFIKANWGEAIRFPSLFEYFFSRNAGEVSFYSNPDLKPERGWSTELGVVKNFRGDNWNLQAEVDAFLMRFNNMTELSFGLWGDSSNSKLNALGAGFKEINVGETQIAGIEANLKGYGKISKEVEIDFNIGYTYMNPISLDTSFVYASFTDNKQILYDLMNQEPNALFDVIIEGLLRQIGSEVNYNVTSTDPSILKYRFRHLFKADLGVKYRKIHPMVNVRYNSFMSNIDKLFVSYLFNENSDDEFKNVQDVLNGLNANVDLNTINLLIEEAREREKNGTWQVDFRLGYELSDEVEMIFGVENVFNTEYSIRPGRVAPPRRYVLQANIKL, from the coding sequence ATGTTGCGTAAAAAAATAAGTTTGATACTTCTTTTGAGCATGCTTTCAAGTTGTATTTTCATAGCTCATGCACAAATAACCATGAAGGGACGTGTAGTAGAAGCGTCTAATAATGAACCGATCCCTAATGCTCACATTAGCATTAACGATGAAGTTGCCGTTAGTAATTCAGAAGGGTATTTCTCTCATAACACTTCTCCAGGGGATAAACATATAGAAATTTCTTTTGTAGGTATGGAAACTATCGATACAACGATTCGTTTGAAAAACACCTCAAAATCTTTTGTTTTCAAGATGAAAGAAGCTTCAAATGTACTTCAAACAATGGTAGTTTCAGATAGTAGATATAGCCATATATACGAAGAGTCTACTGTTTCAATGGATGTAATTGCTCCAAAAGTATTGGAAACAAAATCACCAGAAAATATCCTCCGTTCTATTGATCAATTACCCAGTGTACATACCATCGGAGATCAAATAAATATCCGTGGAGGAAGTGGTTGGACTTATGGTGCGGGTTCTAGAGTTTTACTTCTTCAAGACGGAGTTCCTATGATGGAAGGAGCAAACTCTGAAATACAATGGTACACCATAGAACCTCTTGCAGTGAGACAGATGGAGGTGATAAAAGGACCTTCAAGTGTGATGTACGGTGCTTCTGCTTTAAATGGAACCATCAACGCATTTACCCGTCGTCCTACAAAAAAAGGACTTACGAAAGCTACATTTCAAACCGCCATGTTTGATGATTATAAAAGAGATTCTTGGAATTGGAACAAAAGTACGATACCGCTCATGTCTCACATGGGAACCATTTATCATGGGCAAAAAGTAGGTAATGTGGAGCTCTCAGGAAGTGGGCATTTTTTTAGAGAAACAAGTTATATCAAAAATAATGTAGACAATGAAAGACAACGATTTTTCTTTAAAGTAGCACACGATCTAGAAGATATTGGTTTAAGATATGGACTTTCAGCAACCTATATTAATAACCTTAGAGGAGAATCTTTCTTGTATCATAATGATTCTATTGCTACAACCTCTTTTGATGATGTAACGTATGAATTTCATACAAACGAACTAGCCGTGAGACCTTTTATTGAGTACCAAAAACCCGGTTCCAACTGGAAACATCAACTTAATGGACAGTTTTTCCGTGTAAACTACATTGACACAGTGAGTAATTTTTCAGATACCTATTATGGAAATTACCATTCGCAATGGAGAAAAGATAAAATAGCCCTAACTTTTGGACTCGCAGGTTCTTATATAAGAGGAGTTTCAGAAGCATATACCGTAGATGCACAAGCCGCAAATGCCGCAGGTTTTTTACAAGCAGAATATGGAATTGGAAATTTGAATATTGTGGGAGGAGCCAGAATGGAATTCAATACTGGGGTAGATACAAATTATCTCGAACCTGTATTTAGACTTGGAGCAAACTATGCAATAAATGAAGACTTATTCATAAAAGCAAATTGGGGTGAAGCCATTAGGTTTCCATCACTTTTTGAATATTTCTTCTCAAGAAATGCAGGAGAAGTTTCTTTTTATTCAAATCCAGACCTAAAGCCCGAAAGAGGATGGTCTACAGAACTGGGAGTTGTGAAAAACTTTAGAGGCGATAACTGGAACCTACAAGCAGAAGTAGATGCCTTTTTGATGAGGTTTAATAATATGACAGAGCTTAGTTTTGGACTTTGGGGAGACTCAAGTAATTCAAAGCTAAATGCTTTGGGTGCAGGATTCAAAGAAATAAATGTGGGAGAAACACAAATAGCAGGTATTGAAGCGAATCTTAAAGGTTATGGGAAGATAAGTAAAGAGGTGGAAATAGATTTTAATATTGGATATACCTATATGAATCCCATTTCTTTAGACACTTCTTTTGTCTATGCATCCTTTACAGATAACAAACAAATACTCTATGATTTAATGAATCAAGAGCCAAATGCTCTTTTTGATGTGATTATTGAGGGATTATTAAGACAAATAGGGTCAGAAGTAAACTATAATGTAACTTCAACAGATCCTTCAATTTTAAAATATCGATTCCGTCATTTATTTAAAGCTGATCTAGGTGTGAAATACAGAAAGATTCATCCTATGGTTAATGTTCGATACAACTCGTTTATGAGTAATATTGATAAACTCTTTGTGAGTTATTTGTTTAACGAAAACTCCGATGACGAATTCAAAAATGTACAAGACGTTCTTAATGGTCTCAATGCAAACGTAGATCTAAATACCATTAACCTACTTATTGAAGAAGCAAGAGAAAGAGAAAAAAATGGAACTTGGCAAGTTGATTTTAGGTTAGGATATGAGCTTTCAGACGAAGTAGAAATGATATTTGGAGTTGAAAATGTTTTCAATACAGAATATTCCATTCGTCCAGGAAGAGTAGCACCACCAAGACGATATGTACTTCAGGCAAACATTAAATTATAA
- the kdsB gene encoding 3-deoxy-manno-octulosonate cytidylyltransferase: MTQKVIAIIPARYGSTRFPGKPLVDIKGKTMIQRVYEQVISCTDIDEVFVATDDQRISTHLEKQQIPFILTDADIQTGTERVWKAVLNLKLAPNDIVLNVQGDEPFISSNQLSRVLKAFENPETQIASLRKKIERIAQVLDPNAVKVVCDKDEFAHYFSRSPIPYIRNYPQDQWVTQMDFYKHIGIYGFRFNVLEKINQLETASLEKAESLEQLTWLWNGFKIKLPITKEESPSIDTPKDLENILKNWNF; encoded by the coding sequence ATGACTCAAAAAGTTATAGCAATCATACCTGCTCGATATGGTTCCACCCGTTTTCCAGGAAAACCTTTAGTGGATATCAAAGGAAAAACCATGATTCAAAGAGTTTATGAGCAAGTAATTTCATGCACAGATATTGATGAAGTTTTTGTTGCTACAGATGATCAAAGAATTAGTACACATCTTGAAAAACAGCAAATACCCTTTATTCTTACAGATGCCGATATACAAACAGGAACAGAAAGAGTTTGGAAAGCCGTTTTGAACTTAAAATTAGCACCAAATGACATCGTTCTAAATGTGCAAGGAGATGAACCCTTTATCAGTTCAAATCAATTATCAAGAGTGCTTAAAGCATTTGAAAACCCAGAAACTCAAATAGCCAGTTTAAGAAAAAAAATAGAACGAATTGCTCAAGTGTTGGATCCCAATGCCGTAAAAGTTGTTTGCGATAAAGACGAATTTGCCCATTATTTTTCAAGATCGCCTATTCCTTATATCCGAAATTATCCACAAGATCAATGGGTTACTCAAATGGATTTTTATAAACATATCGGAATTTATGGTTTTAGATTTAATGTATTAGAAAAGATTAATCAGTTAGAAACGGCCTCATTAGAAAAAGCCGAGTCTCTAGAACAACTCACTTGGTTGTGGAATGGATTTAAAATAAAACTTCCCATAACCAAAGAGGAAAGTCCCTCTATCGATACTCCAAAAGATCTGGAAAATATTCTCAAAAACTGGAATTTCTAA
- a CDS encoding NAD(P)H-dependent glycerol-3-phosphate dehydrogenase, protein MQEHRKKIAIVGGGSWATALAYILSKGQENILWWMRSEENINDFQREGKNPNYLTDAHFDTDSIEFSTDLRYIVHQAQYIILAIPSAFLHLALQNSGASFKNKIVFSAIKGIVPETNQIIGEYLMEHYQVPAENIGVITGPCHAEEVALERLSYLTIASENEKHRQFMAEKLRCNFIATTESDDIYGTEISAVLKNVYAIVIGIAHGVRYGDNFKAVLISNAIREIKRFVDAYHPIDRDINDSAYLGDLLVTCYSKFSRNRTFGVMLGQGYSVKSAQVEMNMVAEGYYAIKCMHAINEKYQVNMPILETAFNTVYRSISPRIELKILSDQLN, encoded by the coding sequence ATGCAAGAACATAGAAAAAAAATAGCCATTGTAGGTGGAGGAAGTTGGGCAACAGCCCTAGCGTATATACTCAGTAAAGGACAAGAAAATATCCTTTGGTGGATGCGTTCAGAAGAGAATATTAACGATTTTCAGCGTGAAGGAAAAAATCCAAACTATCTTACCGATGCCCATTTTGATACTGATTCAATAGAATTTAGCACCGATCTTCGATATATTGTCCATCAAGCTCAATATATTATTTTGGCCATCCCTTCAGCCTTTTTGCATTTGGCTTTACAAAACAGTGGAGCCAGTTTTAAGAATAAAATTGTTTTTTCGGCAATAAAGGGAATCGTACCCGAAACAAATCAAATTATTGGTGAGTATCTTATGGAACATTATCAAGTTCCAGCAGAAAATATTGGTGTAATTACAGGGCCTTGCCATGCAGAAGAAGTAGCCTTAGAGCGTCTTTCTTACCTCACAATTGCTTCCGAAAACGAAAAACATCGCCAATTTATGGCCGAAAAATTACGTTGCAATTTTATTGCCACCACAGAGTCTGATGATATTTATGGGACCGAAATAAGTGCTGTTCTTAAAAACGTTTATGCAATTGTTATAGGAATAGCCCATGGTGTGAGATACGGAGATAACTTTAAAGCCGTTCTTATTTCTAATGCAATTAGGGAAATAAAAAGATTTGTTGATGCTTATCATCCTATTGATAGAGATATCAATGATTCAGCTTATTTGGGAGATTTATTAGTGACTTGTTATTCAAAGTTTTCTAGAAACAGAACTTTTGGCGTAATGCTAGGACAAGGATATTCTGTAAAATCTGCACAAGTGGAAATGAATATGGTTGCCGAAGGGTATTATGCCATAAAATGTATGCACGCTATAAACGAAAAATACCAAGTAAATATGCCTATTTTGGAAACGGCATTTAATACTGTTTATAGAAGTATTTCACCAAGAATAGAGCTCAAAATTCTTTCCGACCAACTCAACTAA